A region of Vigna radiata var. radiata cultivar VC1973A chromosome 6, Vradiata_ver6, whole genome shotgun sequence DNA encodes the following proteins:
- the LOC106763148 gene encoding uncharacterized protein LOC106763148 — MFQNKSVSISLSDEESDELGRMRVRARRKRKKLGNRRLLRKLFVRYWMLLVIVPAAGLFIFEATRIGRSLNGLNTNSRIETRTHRIDGSSSTLRKAPTNLNRLDPTTHVVAGIRERCLKLLPPENLEQLDIPVEQESSRIPVAEVLYMSESDRSFVGANVTLSQLRTEDTRFNLFTGNQTFEERDRSFEVKETMTVHCGFFSVNGGFKISDQDKSYMQGCKVVVSTCAFGGGDDLYQPIGMSQASLKKVCYVAFWDEITVKAQELVERRIGENGFIGNWRVVVVRDLPFADQRLNGKIPKMLSHRLFPQAKYSIWVDSKSQFRRDPLGVLETLLWRPKSLLAISEHGARSSVYDEAKAVVKKNKAKPEEVEVQLNQYRKDGLPEDKRFNGKKALCEASVIIRKHTPLTNLLMCVWFNEVVRFTSRDQLSFPYVLWRLKAFQNINTFPVCTRKDLVNSMGHVRKAKPLQS; from the exons ATGTTCCAGAACAAGAGTGTCTCGATCTCCTTGTCGGACGAGGAATCCGACGAGCTGGGTCGGATGCGGGTCCGCGCGCGACGGAAGCGCAAGAAACTCGGCAACAGAAGATTGCTCCGGAAGCTGTTCGTCAGATATTGGATGCTGCTCGTCATTGTTCCAGCTGCGGGATTGTTCATATTCGAGGCCACCAGAATTGGGCGAAGCTTGAATGGTTTAAACACGAACAGCCGCATAGAAACACGCACTCACAGAATAGATGGATCTAGTTCCACATTGCGGAAGGCCCCCACCAACTTGAATCGCCTCGATCCTACCACACATGTTGTGGCTGGCATCAGAGAGC GTTGTTTGAAGCTCCTACCACCTGAAAATCTTGAGCAGCTGGATATACCTGTGGAACAAGAATCTTCTAGAATTCCTGTTGCTGAAGTTTTATACATGTCAGAGAGTGATAGGTCTTTTGTAGGTGCGAATGTTACGTTGTCTCAATTACGTACTGAGGACACAcggtttaatttatttactggAAATCAAACATTTGAGGAGAGAGATAGAAGTTTTGAG GTGAAAGAAACTATGACGGTACATTGTGGGTTTTTCAGTGTGAATGGTGGGTTTAAGATATCTGATCAAGATAAAAGTTACATGCAAGGTTGCAAAGTCGTGGTATCTACTTGTGCATTTGGTGGTGGAGATGATCTCTATCAGCCAATTGGAATGTCTCAGGCTTCGCTTAAGAAG GTTTGCTATGTTGCATTCTGGGATGAAATTACCGTCAAAGCGCAGGAGTTGGTGGAGCGTAGAATCGGGGAAAATGGCTTTATTGGAAATTGGCGTGTTGTTGTTGTTCGAGATCTTCCTTTTGCCGATCAAAGGTTGAATGGTAAAATTCCCAAG ATGTTAAGCCATCGGCTTTTTCCTCAAGCTAAATACTCAATTTGGGTAGACTCTAAGTCCCAATTCCGGAGAGACCCACTAGGTGTGTTGGAAACACTTCTTTGGCGCCCAAAATCTTTGCTTGCCATATCAGAACATGGAGCTCGCAGTAGTGTCTACGATGAGGCTAAGGCTGTTGTCAAGAAGAACAAAGCCAAGCCAGAGGAAGTTGAAGTGCAACTGAATCAATACAGAAAAGATGGCTTGCCGGAAGACAAGAGATTTAATGGGAAAAAAG CTCTATGTGAAGCCTCTGTTATCATCAGGAAGCATACACCCCTAACTAATCTATTGATGTGCGTCTGGTTTAATGAGGTGGTTCGTTTCACTTCTAGGGATCAGCTCAGCTTCCCTTATGTCCTGTGGAGGCTGAAAGCTTTCCAAAACATCAATACTTTTCCTGTTTGTACTCGCAAAGATCTTGTCAATAGTATGGGCCATGTCCGCAAGGCCAAACCCTTGCAAAGCTGA
- the LOC106765334 gene encoding 30S ribosomal protein S9, chloroplastic, whose protein sequence is MAVSLSALSTSLSSLSFSSHISQRPNTLSFATTLSLSRFPKTPSLVVSATALAEPETEDLKKFVKSRLPGGFAAQTIIGTGRRKSAIARVVLQEGTGKFIINYRDAKEYLQGNPLWLQYIKVPLITLGYESSYDVFVKAEGGGLSGQAQAISLGIARALLKVSEDHRAPLRQEGLLTRDSRVVERKKVGLKKARKAPQYSKR, encoded by the exons ATGGCGGTTTCCCTTTCGGCACTCAGCACCTCCCtctcttcactttctttctcttcccaCATTTCTCAGAGACCCAACACTCTCTCCTTCGCCACAACCCTCTCCCTCTCGCGCTTCCCCAAAACCCCTTCCCTCGTCGTCTCCGCCACCGCGCTCGCCGAACCGGAAACCGAAGACCTCAAGAAGTTCGTCAAATCGAGGCTTCCTGGTGGCTTCGCCGCCCAGACTATCATAGGCACCGGTCGCCGTAAGAGCGCCATCGCTCGCGTCGTTCTCCAGGAAGGAACCGGcaaattcatcatcaattaCCGCGATGCTAAG GAATATCTTCAAGGAAACCCATTGTGGCTTCAATACATTAAGGTCCCTTTGATAACTTTGGGATATGAAAGTAGTTATGATGTTTTTGTCAAAGCTGAGGGTGGTGGCTTGTCTGGTCAGGCACAGGCAATCTCTCTTGGCATTGCCCGTGCCTTGCTGAAGGTGAGCGAAGATCATAGAGCACCATTGAGACAGGAAGGACTTCTTACCAGAGATTCCAGAGTGGTTGAGAGGAAGAAAGTTGGTTTGAAGAAAGCTCGTAAAGCCCCTCAATATTCCAAACGTTGA
- the LOC106764927 gene encoding protein DETOXIFICATION 33 translates to MSMDTPLLENTDNPHTAEEKTLKFVVKSFGFESKKLWRLAGPAILTSICQYSLGALTQTFAGQVGDLALAAVSVENSVVAGLAFGVMLGMGSALETLCGQAFGAGQMTMLGVYMQRSWVILFITALLMLPIYIWSPPILVLFGQTPQISHAAGKFALWMIPQLFAYAINFPIQKFLQAQGKVLVMLWVSVGVLVFHTVFSWLLILKLGWGLIGAAITLNASWWLIVIGQFLYIFITKSDGAWTGFTWLAFVDLFGFVKLSLASAVMLCLEFWYLMILVVITGRLENPLIAVDAISICMNLNGWDAMIAIGFNAAISVRVSNELGAGDFKAARFSVLVVSITSVAIGFVVMIVVLSTKEFFPYYFTTSSAVAHETTKLASLLGFTVLLNSLQPILSGVAVGAGWQSLVAYINIGCYYVFGLPAGIILGFTLNFGVVGIWSGLIAGIVLQTIILIVITSITNWKKEAEEAEGRVRKWGGTIAYDQ, encoded by the exons ATGTCAATGGACACTCCCTTGCTAGAGAACACTGACAACCCTCACACTGCTGAGGAGAAGACactgaaatttgttgttaaGAGTTTTGGTTTTGAATCAAAGAAGCTATGGAGACTAGCAGGCCCTGCTATCCTCACCAGTATATGTCAGTACTCGCTCGGTGCACTCACTCAAACTTTTGCAGGCCAAGTTGGTGATCTTGCTCTTGCAGCAGTTTCTGTAGAAAATTCTGTCGTTGCAGGTCTTGCTTTTGGCGTCATG TTGGGAATGGGAAGTGCCTTGGAGACTCTATGTGGACAAGCTTTTGGTGCAGGGCAGATGACAATGTTGGGAGTGTACATGCAGAGATCATGGGTCATCTTGTTCATCACTGCACTTCTTATGTTACCTATTTATATTTGGTCACCCCCAATTTTAGTGTTGTTTGGACAGACACCTCAGATCTCACATGCTGCAG GAAAATTTGCTTTGTGGATGATACCCCAGTTATTTGCATACGCTATAAACTTTCCAATCCAAAAGTTTTTGCAGGCACAAGGCAAAGTGCTAGTCATGTTATGGGTATCAGTAGGTGTTTTGGTGTTCCACACAGTATTTAGCTGGCTTCTTATACTGAAGCTGGGCTGGGGTTTGATTGGAGCAGCTATCACTCTTAACGCATCATGGTGGTTGATTGTGATTGGACAATTTCTCTACATTTTCATTACAAAGTCAGATGGAGCATGGACTGGATTCACATGGCTAGCATTTGTGGACTTGTTTGGTTTTGTGAAGCTTTCTCTTGCTTCAGCTGTTATGCTATG CTTGGAGTTCTGGTATTTGATGATACTGGTGGTGATAACAGGGCGTTTGGAAAATCCTCTGATAGCTGTTGATGCCATATCTATCTG TATGAACCTAAATGGTTGGGATGCCATGATTGCAATTGGGTTCAATGCTGCTATAAG TGTGAGAGTATCAAATGAACTTGGTGCTGGTGATTTCAAGGCTGCAAGGTTTTCAGTGTTGGTGGTTTCAATCACATCAGTGGCNATAGGTTTTGTGGTCATGATCGTAGTGCTATCCACAAAGGAATTTTTTCCCTACTATTTTACCACCAGCTCTGCAGTTGCCCATGAAACAACTAAGCTTGCTTCTTTGCTCGGTTTCACTGTGCTTCTGAACAGCCTTCAACCAATCCTGTCTG GTGTTGCTGTTGGAGCTGGTTGGCAATCTCTTGTAGCATACATCAACATTGGGTGCTACTATGTATTTGGATTACCAGCAGGAATAATCTTGGGATTTACACTTAATTTTGGAGTAGTG GGTATTTGGTCAGGGTTGATTGCAGGCATAGTTTTGCAGACAATAATCCTTATTGTAATCACTTCAATAACCAATTGGAAAAAAGAG GCTGAAGAAGCAGAGGGTCGTGTGAGAAAATGGGGAGGAACAATTGCATATGatcaatga
- the LOC106763774 gene encoding protein DETOXIFICATION 33-like — translation MSMDIPFLENTENPHTVEEKTLKFAVKSFGFESKKLWRLAGPAIITSICQYSLGALTQTFAGQLGDLALAAVSVENSVIAGLGFGVMLGMGSALETLCGQAYGAGQMRMLGVYMQRSWVILFITALLMLPIYIWSPPILALLGETSQISHAAGKFALWMIPQLFAYAANFPIQKFLQAQGKVLVMLWVSVGVLVFHTVFSWLLILKLGWGLIGAAITLNASWWLIVIGQLLYIFITKSDGAWTGFTWLAFVDLFGFVKLSLASAVMLWYFH, via the exons ATGTCAATGGACATTCCCTTTCTAGAGAACACTGAGAACCCTCACACTGTTGAGGAGAAGACACTGAAATTTGCTGTTAAGAGTTTTGGTTTTGAATCAAAGAAGCTATGGAGACTAGCAGGTCCCGCTATCATCACCTCTATATGTCAGTACTCGCTCGGTGCACTCACTCAAACTTTTGCAGGCCAACTTGGTGATCTTGCTCTTGCAGCAGTTTCTGTAGAAAATTCTGTCATTGCAGGTCTTGGTTTTGGAGTCATG TTGGGAATGGGAAGTGCCTTGGAGACTCTGTGTGGGCAAGCTTATGGTGCAGGGCAGATGAGGATGTTGGGAGTGTACATGCAGAGATCATGGGTCATCTTATTCATCACTGCACTTCTTATGTTACCTATTTATATTTGGTCACCTCCTATTTTAGCGTTGCTTGGAGAAACATCTCAGATCTCACATGCTGCAG GAAAATTTGCTCTGTGGATGATACCCCAGTTATTTGCATACGCTGCAAACTTTCCAATCCAAAAGTTTTTGCAGGCACAAGGGAAAGTGCTAGTCATGTTATGGGTATCAGTAGGTGTTTTGGTGTTCCACACAGTTTTTAGCTGGCTTCTTATACTGAAGCTGGGGTGGGGTCTGATTGGAGCAGCTATCACTCTTAACGCATCATGGTGGTTGATTGTGATTGGACAATTGCTCTACATTTTCATCACAAAGTCAGATGGAGCATGGACTGGATTCACATGGCTAGCATTTGTGGACTTGTTTGGTTTTGTGAAGCTTTCTCTTGCTTCAGCTGTTATGCTATGGTATTTTCACTAG